The Trachemys scripta elegans isolate TJP31775 chromosome 6, CAS_Tse_1.0, whole genome shotgun sequence genome includes a window with the following:
- the LOC117878682 gene encoding tubulin polymerization-promoting protein family member 2-like translates to MSELEKAFRKFATYGDTAATGNDMTGKNFSKMLKDCGVMDGKAVTSTDVDIVFNKVKTKGARTINFTEFQQAMKELCGKRFKGKSPEEALQAVYALMEGKEPANVGVTKTTTAGGVDRLTDTSKYTGSHKERFDESGKGKGIAGREDMTDGSGYVGAYKGAGTYDKTH, encoded by the exons ATGTCAGAGTTAGAGAAAGCCTTCCGTAAATTTGCCACGTACGGTGACACGGCTGCCACTGGCAACGATATGACGGGCAAGAACTTCTCCAAGATGTTGAAGGATTGTGGTGTGATGGACGGGAAGGCCGTGACCAGCACCGATGTTGATATTGTGTTCAACAAAGTCAA GACCAAAGGCGCTCGCACCATCAACTTTACTGAGTTCCAGCAGGCCATGAAGGAGCTGTGTGGCAAGCGGTTCAAGGGCAAGTCTCCTGAGGAGGCCCTGCAGGCTGTGTATGCACTGATGGAGGGCAAGGAACCAGCCAACGTGGGTGTAACA AAAACCACCACAGCTGGTGGGGTTGATAGACTGACAGACACCAGCAAATACACAGGCTCCCACAAGGAACGGTTTGATGAGAGCGGCAAGGGGAAAGGGATAGCTGGCCGTGAAGACATGACCGATGGCAGTGGCTATGTTGGGGCCTACAAGGGAGCTGGCACCTATGACAAGACACACTAG